In Mercurialis annua linkage group LG6, ddMerAnnu1.2, whole genome shotgun sequence, the following are encoded in one genomic region:
- the LOC126688049 gene encoding serine/threonine-protein kinase BSK2 encodes MGCFQSHLGSPDQQPLPADEEEEADLQLPSSDQQEAFREYSLGELKAATNAFSRDLIVSESGEKAPNVVYRAKLSNNRVVAVKRFSRLSWPDPHQFLTEAKGVGKVRHKRLVNLIGCCAEGDERLLVADYMPHDTLSKHLFHWDKQPLPWEMRLRVALYVAQVLDHCNSHNLTLYHDLNAYRVLFDQDGDPRLSSFGLMKNSRDGKSYSTNLAYTPPEFLRTGRIIPESVIYSYGTVLLDLLSGKHIPPSHALDLIRGKNLLLLMDSSLEGQYVNEDAAELVQLASKCLQYEAKDRPDIRFLLSAVVPLQKQKEVASLVLMGLSKTPVTLPTMLSPLGKACARMDLTAVHDILLKTGYKDEEGAENELSFQEWTQQVQDMLNTKKFGDIAFRDKDFKNAVDYYTKLVTMMAVPSGTVFARRGLSYLMVGEAELALRDAMQAQVCLPEWPTAFYLQALALSKLGMQTDADDMLNDGASFEAKRQSSWRI; translated from the exons ATGGGGTGCTTCCAGTCGCATTTGGGATCTCCAGATCAACAGCCACTTCCCGctgacgaagaagaagaagcagatcTACAGCTACCGAGCAGTGACCAACAAGAGGCCTTCAGAGAGTACAGCTTGGGAGAACTCAAAGCAGCCACTAATGCTTTCAGCAGAGATTTGATCGTCTCAGAGAGCGGAGAGAAGGCCCCCAATGTGGTCTACAGAGCCAAACTCAGCAACAATCGCGTCGTGGCCGTCAAGCGGTTCTCCAGGCTCTCCTGGCCTGACCCTCACCAGTTTCTG ACGGAGGCTAAGGGAGTTGGCAAAGTAAGGCATAAGAGGTTGGTAAACTTAATAGGATGCTGCGCCGAGGGAGACGAGCGCTTGTTGGTGGCTGACTACATGCCTCATGACACCCTTTCCAAGCATCTCTTTCACT GGGACAAACAGCCCTTACCATGGGAAATGCGCCTCAGAGTTGCTCTCTATGTTGCACAAGTACTTGACCATTGCAATTCCCACAACCTCACACTTTATCATGATTTGAACGCCTACCGTGTTCTTTTTGATCAG GATGGTGATCCTCGATTATCTAGTTTTGGTCTGATGAAGAATAGCCGAGATGGAAAAAGCTACAGCACAAACTTAGCTTATACTCCACCTGAATTTTTGCGCACAg GTAGGATCATCCCTGAGAGTGTGATCTACAGTTATGGAACTGTTTTGCTTGACCTCTTGAGCGGAAAACATATCCCTCCAAGCCAT GCATTGGACTTGATAAGGGGGAAGAATTTGTTGCTGTTGATGGATTCATCCTTGGAGGGACAGTATGTAAATGAAGATGCAGCTGAATTGGTGCAACTAGCCTCAAAATGTCTGCAGTATGAGGCTAAAGATCGACCTGATATCAGGTTTCTTCTCTCGGCTGTGGTACCTCTTCAGAAGCAGAAAGAG GTTGCATCACTCGTGCTAATGGGTCTATCTAAAACTCCGGTAACACTGCCAACTATGCTTTCCCCACTTGGAAAGGCTTGTGCAAGAATGGATCTTACTGCAGTGCATGATATTTTGCTTAAAACAGGCTATAAAGATGAAGAAGGTGCAGAAAATGAG CTGTCATTTCAAGAGTGGACTCAGCAAGTGCAAGATATGCTCAACACAAAGAAATTTGGAGATATTGCTTTCAGAGATAAGGATTTTAAAAATGCTGTTGATTATTATACAAAA CTGGTAACGATGATGGCGGTTCCGTCGGGTACAGTGTTTGCAAGGCGAGGGCTGTCGTATTTGATGGTCGGGGAAGCAGAACTTGCACTGAGAGATGCGATGCAGGCTCAAGTGTGCTTACCGGAATGGCCTACTGCTTTCTATCTACAAGCTCTCGCACTGTCGAAGCTGGGAATGCAAACGGATGCGGACGACATGCTCAACGACGGGGCGTCCTTTGAAGCAAAGAGGCAGAGCAGCTGGCGCATTTGA
- the LOC126688052 gene encoding uncharacterized protein LOC126688052, whose translation MFFFFYGYQTGQTSPFLSIAIAISISVAVASKFKAAGVAYCRYMDKIEPGKIGQEEVTRESLIAISYSVPDQKLASQVSSENLGNQKFVEVDYDGADKYRSELISISNSQSPDAQGLPGTFGES comes from the exons atgtttttcttcttctacGGGTACCAAACAGGTCAAACCTCTCCGTTTCTCTCTATCGCCATCGCCATCTCCATCTCCGTCGCCGTCGCCTCAAAGTTCAAGGCAGCAG GAGTAGCTTACTGTCGTTATATGGATAAGATAGAACCTGGAAAGATTGGTCAAGAGGAAGTGACAAGAGAGTCGCTGATTGCCATCTCCTACTCGGTCCCAGACCAAAAACTTGCCTCACAAGTGTCGTCAGAAAATCTGGGAAATCAGAAGTTTGTTGAAGTGGATTATGATGGAGCAGACAAGTATAGGTCTGAGCTGATCTCGATATCCAATTCGCAGTCACCGGATGCCCAAGGCCTACCAGGTACATTTGGAGAGAGCTGA